In Pieris rapae chromosome 6, ilPieRapa1.1, whole genome shotgun sequence, the sequence GGTAATGTtcgcaaaaatattaaatcttttatttttactgtagTAAGACTCGCTTGTAAAGTACTTCTAGTTGTTACTTCGGTAGATGAATCTGGTTTGATTTCAGTCGTAGaagaattcaaaatatttgtagtttCCAACAACTTTTTAGACCTTGCAGCTTTAGTTgtagtaattaaattgctaaTATTTTCCTCTTTCAATGATTTAAAGGATGACCTTATTAGATTCATTGTGACCTTCAAAACATTGGTTGAATTCTTCAATACAGTTGAAGAGTGCGTGTGAAGGCGTTTCTTTGGTTTATTAGTAGTGAAAAATACGtcaataaaattcaatgttgtttttttatgcttCTGAACCCTCTTAGTTAATGCGTCCTTAAATTCTTCTAAAGTCAAATAGGCGTTAGGTAGTTTTGATTCAACTGGattgtttatgtaaataaagggACTCCCAGACCTGACTTTCCCCTTGATCATTAGATTATGCAGTTTGTAGCCATTCACttcttttaactttttaacgTGTATTTCAAATAGTTGATTCTGATCAAATTGACGTCTTAATATCACCAAATCTCCATctgtaaaagtttttttagatcctaatacatattaatacagTGGTATATACCTAACGTGACCAGACCGTTTTGAACGGATCTGTCTCTTTTTCCAATTACGAGTTCCTGTATCCCCAAAATGAACTGTGGGCCGCAAAATTGTCCCATTTTTAGAAACCGCGCAAAAATTTGATCAgcagaatttaaaaaa encodes:
- the LOC111002920 gene encoding uncharacterized protein LOC111002920; protein product: MDLVNRINIVFILLFINEIIGFDEAQDLSDSVINDLYKKYKEALNRDGDLVILRRQFDQNQLFEIHVKKLKEVNGYKLHNLMIKGKVRSGSPFIYINNPVESKLPNAYLTLEEFKDALTKRVQKHKKTTLNFIDVFFTTNKPKKRLHTHSSTVLKNSTNVLKVTMNLIRSSFKSLKEENISNLITTTKAARSKKLLETTNILNSSTTEIKPDSSTEVTTRSTLQASLTTVKIKDLIFLRTLPFNYTYTEIENYSNMSGSSKSYQNNTVNLINITSSMMGPLINDTKHKNSHLLKEQQKLIKNVVTVGSIPINVQR